The Nitrospirota bacterium genome segment TCTGTGTCCCCCTTCAATCTGCTGCTGGATGTAAAGAACAGGATGCTTGAGTCCGGGCACAGGGGGTGTCCTGTAGTGGATGATTCAGGCAGGCTTACCGGTATTCTTACACGCAGGGATATGCTGAAGGAGTACAGAAAAAGGGTGATACTTGTTGATCATAATGAGGCGAGTCAGGCTATTCCCGGCATTGAGGAGGCTGAGGTTGTTGAGGTCTATGACCATCACAGGATCGGGAGTTTTCAGACGCTTCATCCTATACTTTTTGTTGTTGAGCCTGTTGGATGTACCAATACACTTATAGCAGAGCTTTATCAGAAATTCGGACTTGAACCTGAGAAAGAGTATGCAGGCATCATGCTGTCCGCCATTTTATCTGACACCGTTATTCTAAGGTCACCCACAACAACAGAGAGGGATGTGAAGGCTGCAACATATCTTGCTGAAGTGGCCGGATTAAATATACAAAAGCACGGTGAAGAGATATTTAATGCAAGCTCTGACCTGCTGAAGAAAAAGCCTGAAGAGATAATAAAGACCGACTATAAGATATATGAGGTCGGGAAACACAATATCGGCATTGGTCAGATCGAAGTTATAGAGATGCTTACCTTTGAAAAACTCAGGGAATCATTACTTGAAGCCCTCAACAAGATACTTCTTGAAGACCGACTTACAATGGCATGTCTTCTTGTTTCCGACATAATTTATGAAAACAGCCTCCTGCTTTTTACCGGCGACTCTTCAATTGTTACACGCATGGGCTATCCAATACTCTCCTCCCATCTTGCTGAACTTAAAGGCGTTCTTTCAAGGAAGAAACAGCTTGTGCCAAGATTATTGAGTTCATTGAAATAACCCCACCCTCACCCGGACCCTCTCCCTGAGGGAGAGGGTACATAGAGAAAAACCCCCTCCTTTGACGGGAGGGGGTTAGGGGGAGTTATGTTTTTTTTGTCTGGATAACACCGCAGAAATTGTATTCACAAAGAAGATAATAATGGCAAGTGCATTAAGTAATCCGCCCCATTGCCGCCCCGGCATCCAGAGCATAAGGTCACCTGCTACACGCAGAATCAGTGTAATATGAAGTATTATAAGGTGGATGTAAAACCTCGGATAGAAGTTCATTGTTGTGCCTAATACAGCAGGGAAGATGATCGGCGCGTGTCCGAATATCATAACAAATACAAAACCGAGGAATACACTGTGGAGCATTGCATCATAAACAGGGCCTGCTATTACCCCGCCTGAATATATTGCAAGTATCCCGCTGAACAACAGCCATACATAACCTGACAATAAGCATACAGCGATGAAACGGGATAAGCCTTTCTGATAAATAGTGCGGCGTGCCATGTCGTACTTTATCAGCCATAGTGATAAGAAAATCATCCCTACCCCTGTGAGGCGAATACCTGATTCGAAATTAACACCTGTGTACATTATTCCTGTTATGAATATTGCAGTATCTATAATAAAGAGTGCCTTTACTGAAACAGGATGCTGTAGTAATCGGGATAGTTCAAGACGTTCACCGGCTATTGTCAGTATAAGAAAACCTGCCCACCACATAACCACCTGCGGCACCGGCGCCCCTTTGAGCCACTGGAAATTTCCACCGAACCACAAAAGCGCCCCAAGTCCCATTATAATAATATGAAGGCCGGATTGTATGCGGTAGATATAAATGAACACTAATACAAGCACAAGGCTTCCGGTTGTAATTAAGATTGGTCCATAAGTATACCCATAAGTGTAAGGGACGCCTGTTATCAGAAGTATGGCCCCAAGACCTGTCAGCAGAGGGGCAATGTAAGTAAAGCCCTTTTTTAATGCCACAGCCCTCTCCAGACTTATCAGAGTCCCGAGAAACCCTGAAACCATAAGAGGCCCATGCAGCATAGAAAAGTTATGTACTACAGACGGCAATGGCCATCCTATGCGGCTCAGCCCGGCCAACAGTGCTGCCACAAGCGACACCATCCCCATAAACATCAATGGCAAATGTGCACGATTCTTATTTTGCATATTATTTCCTGCTTCTTCTCTCTTTCTTTCTTCGTTCCTTTATCTTGTTCTATCTGATTTCTTGCTTCTGACTTCTTCCTTCAGTCTTCAGCCTATTAACTTGATCCTTTGTTCACCTTTATCTCAAGCATAAATAACATAGTGTGCTCTGATTTGTCCAGTAGTAATTATTAAAAAAGAACCAGCGAAATTATTCCTCCTGCAAGAATAACATAAAGAATATCAATTTTCAGGAGCAGTGCAGTTAAGACAGCCGTTCCCAATAATATCCTTTCAATGTCCCACTGGATGACTAATGAAAAATTTATTGCTAAGTAGATAAGAAGGCCAACGAATGATGATAGAACTCCCGTGACAGCCCCCTTAAAGTATAAAGAATTATTGACCCTGTCGAAGTATGGTGCAGATATAATTAATATCAGGAAAGAAGGAGATAGGATTGCAATGGTTGAAACAATTGCCCCTGACAAGCCGTATAATAAATATCCCACAAATGCAGCAGTAATTACAATTGGGCCCGGTGTTACCTGTCCAAGTGCTATCCCATCCATAAAGGTCTTGCTGTCCATCCATCCTCTAACATTCACAACCTCATGCAGCATTAGCGGCAGTGATGCAAACCCGCCGCCAAAAGCGAACAGGTCAATGCGTAACATGATTGCAGCAAGTCTGAAGAGGTTTGGGTCAAAAAAATAAAGTACGGCGAGGAAGAAAAAGATTAAGGTTAAGATGAGGAACCCCATCCCCACCCTGGCCCTCCCCTTGAAGGGGAGGGAAATATATGGAGTGGAGTTTTCTTGTCTATTCTCCAACACAATACTCCCCAACACACCAGCTCCTGCAATCACGATAAACGGGTTTACACCAAACCCGAATAGCAGAGCAGATAATACCGCTATCAACACTGTCCTGTAATCCTTAAACAAACCCCTGCCAAAGTAGTAGACTGCACTCAGTATTATTGCTATAACGATTACCTTTAATCCGCTTAAAATAGATATTACCCGTGACAAGTCATGATATTTCATGTATGCAGCGGAAAGTATCACCATTAGGATAAATGCAGGCAGACCAAAGCTGACATAAGAAATTAGTGCGCCAATAACGCCTCTTGCCTTTAATCCTACATAAGCAGATGTCTGCATGGCAGTAGCCCCTGGGATTGACTGACATAAGGCCACGCCATTGTCAAATGTCTCCTCATCAAGCCAGACTTTTTTATTTACTGATACTTCTTTGATATGGGCAACCATTGCAGGCCCGCCAAAGGCCGTGAGTCCAAGCCTGAGAAAGGCTAATGAAAGTTCTTTCAGCGACGGTGTTATCATAATTGTTAGCAATGTATCATATTCATTTAATTAGTGCACAGAAAAGGAGGATTTCTGTATAGGCGAGTCACATAAATCAATATTCTAGGCATGGCACCAGAGAGAGTACTTTATAATGAAAGAGGAAATGATAACATATCTTTTTCATTGGCAAGAAATATATTCACCACCTTAGGGTCTAAGTGATTCCCTGACAGGGATTGTATATGTTCTAACACCTTTTCTTTTGACCAGGCAGGGCGATAAGGTCTTTCTGAGCTTAGTGCATCAAATATATCCGCAGCAGCGAAAATCCTGGCTGATAAAGGTATCTGCTCACCCTTAAGTCCCCGAGGGTAACCAGTGCCATCCATTTTTTCATGATGGCAATATGGAATATCGAGGGCCGGACGGAGATATTCAATGGGCGACAACATTGCATCCGCAAAATCAGGATGCTTGTTCATGATATATCTCTCCTCCTTATTGAGTTGACCAGGTTTTAATAATATCCTGTCCGGTATGCCCATCTTGCCTATATCATGGAGTAATGCACCACGGCGTAGATGCACTTGTTCGGCCTCATTTACCCCAATTGCATAGGCAATCCGGGAAGTCAATTCTGTGACGCGTTGGCTGTGCCCTTCCGTTTCTTTGTCACGCAAATCCAATGCCTTTGACCAACCCTCAATGGTTGCATCATAAGCCGTGATGATATCCATGTTGGCCCTGTAAAGTTCTGTGATTAATACCCCATTTTCTATGGCAATCGCAGCTTGTCCGGCCAGTGCTTCAAGAAAACCTAACCATTCCTGATCAGGTTCTAAACTGCGGCGGTGAAAGATCTCCAGAACGCCAATTACATTTCCCTTGGCAATGAGCGGAACTCCATAGTAAGATATGAGATTCTCATCATTCATGTACTTTGACCTCTTAAACCCATCAGTTTTTCTCAGGTCCGGCACACAGACCATGCAGCGGTCACGGGCTGTCCGGCCTG includes the following:
- a CDS encoding HD domain-containing protein, which translates into the protein MPPEEAERVSEEFGRIARDRIPFSRLENMNLHADGHHVILERSGVPILDVFGHFRGYRGIDRDITGRKKIEERNLCQLNRLTALREIDIAITASHDLHLTLKVIINNVINQLKIDAADILMYKPGPQILEYAAGSGFHTQALQYTRLKIGESYAGRTARDRCMVCVPDLRKTDGFKRSKYMNDENLISYYGVPLIAKGNVIGVLEIFHRRSLEPDQEWLGFLEALAGQAAIAIENGVLITELYRANMDIITAYDATIEGWSKALDLRDKETEGHSQRVTELTSRIAYAIGVNEAEQVHLRRGALLHDIGKMGIPDRILLKPGQLNKEERYIMNKHPDFADAMLSPIEYLRPALDIPYCHHEKMDGTGYPRGLKGEQIPLSARIFAAADIFDALSSERPYRPAWSKEKVLEHIQSLSGNHLDPKVVNIFLANEKDMLSFPLSL
- the chrA gene encoding chromate efflux transporter — encoded protein: MITPSLKELSLAFLRLGLTAFGGPAMVAHIKEVSVNKKVWLDEETFDNGVALCQSIPGATAMQTSAYVGLKARGVIGALISYVSFGLPAFILMVILSAAYMKYHDLSRVISILSGLKVIVIAIILSAVYYFGRGLFKDYRTVLIAVLSALLFGFGVNPFIVIAGAGVLGSIVLENRQENSTPYISLPFKGRARVGMGFLILTLIFFFLAVLYFFDPNLFRLAAIMLRIDLFAFGGGFASLPLMLHEVVNVRGWMDSKTFMDGIALGQVTPGPIVITAAFVGYLLYGLSGAIVSTIAILSPSFLILIISAPYFDRVNNSLYFKGAVTGVLSSFVGLLIYLAINFSLVIQWDIERILLGTAVLTALLLKIDILYVILAGGIISLVLF
- a CDS encoding putative manganese-dependent inorganic diphosphatase, which codes for MQEQPIYVIGHRNPDTDSICAALSYARLKQITGSINVIAARTGEANVQTEFILNMFGMDRPLYLPDVKVRVKDVMTSEALSVNTDMSIGDVLDFMNSYDLLMVPVTDRDGYFKGAITLQDLAKFYVRHAEAATSNRLVASLLAVAKVIHGNALFLFNENETNSFRIVVGAMEAEGFLEVLKSYPDEGCIVIVGDRKEIQQCAAENSVRCLIITGGYLPDKAILETARKNKVSIISAPYDTATTVRLLHLSTPVHEIYSTDFYSVSPFNLLLDVKNRMLESGHRGCPVVDDSGRLTGILTRRDMLKEYRKRVILVDHNEASQAIPGIEEAEVVEVYDHHRIGSFQTLHPILFVVEPVGCTNTLIAELYQKFGLEPEKEYAGIMLSAILSDTVILRSPTTTERDVKAATYLAEVAGLNIQKHGEEIFNASSDLLKKKPEEIIKTDYKIYEVGKHNIGIGQIEVIEMLTFEKLRESLLEALNKILLEDRLTMACLLVSDIIYENSLLLFTGDSSIVTRMGYPILSSHLAELKGVLSRKKQLVPRLLSSLK